Proteins from a single region of Gordonia hongkongensis:
- a CDS encoding chromate resistance protein ChrB domain-containing protein, translated as MPTPRNSSASYVAGSVRSPDGTTFRQSRARPPDKHFAHWPTDSSRPNRRGRREVGDPVLWAIAEIIHEADIEDDRYDAPEAPGLDVVLRGLSLIGDDEHTLSVSDAFSTVCTSTFANAPSPAANRRRQPRGASEHPVRRFAKTVRPTLTLW; from the coding sequence ATGCCGACCCCGCGAAACAGCTCGGCGTCCTACGTCGCAGGTTCCGTGAGATCACCCGACGGGACCACTTTCCGACAGAGTCGCGCGAGACCGCCCGACAAGCACTTCGCACACTGGCCGACCGACTCCTCGAGACCGAACCGGCGAGGCCGTCGTGAGGTGGGCGACCCGGTCTTGTGGGCGATCGCAGAGATCATCCACGAAGCCGACATCGAAGACGACCGCTACGACGCTCCGGAAGCGCCGGGCCTCGATGTCGTGTTGCGCGGCCTCTCCCTCATCGGCGACGACGAACACACGCTGTCGGTCTCGGATGCGTTTTCGACGGTTTGCACGAGTACTTTCGCCAACGCACCCTCACCGGCCGCGAACCGTCGTAGGCAACCGCGGGGCGCGTCGGAGCACCCCGTGAGACGATTCGCCAAAACCGTCCGACCCACTTTGACGCTGTGGTAG
- a CDS encoding hydroxysqualene dehydroxylase yields the protein MSDATFTSNSNSPNSFPRRSMLRGSAAAAVLAGTAVALPGVTVPSARAVPRSGAGRGRDVAIFGGGMAGLSAAHELVERGFGVTVYEPSRLGGKAYSHDVPGTARGGRLALPGEHGFRFFPGCYQHVPDTMERIPVGNSNVRDRHLIDVESAVIAFDDAGYAPTTAPASIMGFVQHANEIVTLDNLRNAFMTGLKFVVDVPPPELAFFVTRELIIATSCTERRIGQWENQSWMQFVKSKGKSRAYQRYLVGALTRALVAAKPDTASARTIGQIGLALATSATGLISGYDAGLVHGGVDRILNRPTNHAWIDPWVAHLRGRGVRFEMGTGLARLNLARGRISGAQLTSGAPVDADWYVAAMPIDRLRPLLSPELVTADPSLAGIHALKDDWMVGIQYFLSRRADMPPSHIAALGTPWALTGLFQARPWNVDFARTYGDGRVKDCLSIDISEWEKPGILYGKPAKQCTRQEIAREVWAQMSRAMNSGARKLLRSEEIVTWSLDPGITWSPSIANATPLMVNTAGSYKNRPNAYTSIPNLFIGGDHVRSNIDLATMEGANESGRRVTNAIIAAADSPARAATVFPLWELPMLEPLKQIDRDRYRAGLPHILDV from the coding sequence ATGTCGGACGCCACTTTTACTTCGAACAGCAACTCGCCGAACAGCTTTCCGCGCCGGTCCATGCTGCGCGGATCGGCTGCCGCCGCAGTCCTGGCCGGTACCGCAGTGGCCCTACCGGGCGTCACGGTCCCCTCGGCGCGGGCGGTGCCCCGCTCCGGCGCCGGCCGCGGCCGCGACGTCGCGATCTTCGGCGGCGGGATGGCCGGCTTGTCCGCCGCGCACGAACTCGTCGAGCGCGGCTTCGGGGTCACGGTCTACGAGCCGTCGCGCCTCGGCGGCAAGGCCTACAGCCACGACGTCCCCGGCACCGCACGGGGTGGTCGCCTCGCACTCCCCGGCGAGCACGGTTTCCGGTTCTTCCCGGGTTGCTACCAGCACGTGCCGGACACCATGGAGCGAATCCCCGTCGGCAACAGCAACGTTCGTGACCGTCACCTCATCGACGTCGAGTCGGCGGTCATCGCCTTCGACGACGCCGGGTATGCCCCGACCACCGCTCCGGCATCGATCATGGGTTTCGTCCAGCACGCGAACGAGATCGTGACGCTGGACAACCTGCGCAACGCGTTCATGACCGGACTCAAGTTCGTCGTCGATGTGCCGCCTCCCGAACTCGCGTTCTTCGTCACCCGCGAGCTGATCATCGCGACCAGTTGCACCGAACGTCGAATCGGCCAGTGGGAGAATCAGTCCTGGATGCAGTTCGTGAAGTCCAAGGGCAAGTCACGGGCGTATCAGCGATATCTCGTAGGCGCCCTCACGCGAGCGCTTGTCGCCGCGAAACCCGACACCGCCTCGGCACGGACCATCGGCCAGATCGGACTGGCACTGGCCACGTCGGCGACCGGATTGATCAGCGGATACGACGCCGGGCTCGTGCACGGCGGCGTCGACCGAATCCTCAACCGCCCCACCAACCATGCGTGGATCGACCCGTGGGTGGCCCACCTCCGCGGTCGCGGCGTCCGCTTCGAGATGGGGACCGGCCTGGCGCGACTGAATCTGGCGCGCGGCCGGATCAGTGGAGCGCAACTCACCTCCGGCGCTCCGGTCGATGCCGATTGGTATGTCGCCGCGATGCCCATCGATCGCCTCCGTCCGTTGTTGTCGCCCGAGTTGGTCACGGCCGACCCGTCGCTGGCCGGTATCCACGCTCTCAAGGACGACTGGATGGTCGGCATCCAGTACTTCCTGTCCCGGCGCGCCGACATGCCGCCGAGCCACATCGCCGCGCTGGGTACCCCCTGGGCTCTGACCGGCCTGTTCCAGGCCCGCCCCTGGAACGTCGACTTCGCGCGCACCTACGGTGACGGCCGGGTGAAAGATTGTCTGTCCATTGACATCTCGGAGTGGGAGAAGCCAGGCATCCTCTACGGCAAACCCGCCAAACAGTGCACCCGGCAAGAGATCGCGCGGGAAGTGTGGGCCCAGATGAGCCGAGCGATGAACTCGGGGGCCCGGAAGCTCCTGCGTTCGGAGGAGATCGTCACCTGGTCCCTCGACCCCGGGATCACCTGGTCGCCGTCCATCGCCAACGCCACACCGCTCATGGTCAACACCGCCGGCTCGTACAAGAACCGGCCGAACGCCTACACGTCGATTCCGAATCTGTTCATCGGCGGCGACCATGTCCGGAGCAACATCGATCTCGCGACGATGGAGGGCGCCAACGAATCCGGCCGTCGGGTGACCAACGCGATCATCGCCGCGGCCGACAGCCCCGCCCGCGCGGCGACCGTCTTCCCGCTCTGGGAGCTGCCGATGCTCGAGCCGCTGAAACAGATCGACCGCGATCGCTACCGCGCGGGCCTCCCGCACATCCTCGACGTGTGA
- a CDS encoding TetR/AcrR family transcriptional regulator — translation MTTSPGAPRARQQRSGVTQTRILDAAIRVLVDRGYAAASTVAIQNEAGVSRGRLLHHYPSRDVLLMAAVGHLARTRIAELPSHVEWPTDPVERIALATDVGWSTFHQPYFVASMELWVAARTNANLRTALLPTEREIGQTVRRAVAGFLGPELTASPRYAALYPLLLTSMRGAATTYLIDRRDPLTDPHLPLWRDLTRTYLLGDAGSADPSDSSRRSTNGT, via the coding sequence GTGACCACCTCTCCCGGCGCCCCGCGCGCGCGGCAGCAACGCAGCGGGGTCACGCAGACCCGCATTCTCGATGCCGCGATCCGAGTCCTCGTCGATCGCGGGTACGCCGCCGCGAGTACGGTCGCCATCCAGAACGAGGCGGGCGTGAGCCGGGGCCGGTTGTTGCACCACTACCCGTCGCGGGACGTCCTGCTGATGGCGGCCGTCGGACACCTCGCCCGCACCCGCATCGCCGAACTGCCCAGCCACGTCGAGTGGCCGACCGATCCGGTCGAGCGCATCGCGCTGGCCACCGATGTCGGCTGGTCGACGTTCCACCAGCCGTACTTCGTCGCGTCGATGGAGTTGTGGGTCGCGGCGCGGACGAATGCCAATCTGCGGACGGCATTGCTCCCCACCGAACGCGAGATCGGCCAGACCGTCCGGCGCGCGGTCGCCGGGTTCCTCGGTCCCGAGCTGACCGCGTCACCGCGATACGCCGCCCTCTACCCGCTGCTCCTGACGAGCATGCGCGGCGCGGCGACCACCTACCTCATCGACCGGCGCGACCCGCTGACCGACCCGCATCTCCCGCTGTGGCGAGACCTGACGCGCACCTACCTCCTCGGTGACGCCGGGTCCGCGGACCCCAGCGACTCGAGCAGACGGTCGACGAACGGAACCTGA
- a CDS encoding NUDIX domain-containing protein has translation MATASRCSAGILLYRRTTSADGAAAVEVLLVFPGGPIWARKPDAGSWSVPKGLVEPGEDEWAAARREYAEEIGSPVPDAPPIELGEVRLKSGKRVIGFAVEGDLDVVSVVSNTFELMWPPRSGRMQAFPEIDRAEWCSVDLARSRLNPAQVPFVDRLLESLGSADPASPRR, from the coding sequence ATGGCCACCGCCTCCCGCTGCAGCGCGGGAATCCTGCTCTATCGCCGGACGACGTCGGCCGACGGTGCCGCTGCCGTCGAAGTTCTCCTGGTGTTCCCCGGGGGTCCGATCTGGGCGCGTAAACCGGACGCGGGGTCGTGGTCGGTGCCCAAGGGGCTCGTCGAACCGGGCGAGGACGAGTGGGCCGCCGCGCGACGTGAGTACGCCGAGGAGATCGGGAGCCCGGTGCCCGACGCCCCGCCGATCGAACTCGGCGAGGTCAGGTTGAAGAGTGGCAAGAGGGTGATCGGATTCGCCGTGGAAGGCGACCTCGACGTCGTGTCGGTCGTCAGCAACACCTTCGAGCTGATGTGGCCGCCGCGGTCGGGACGGATGCAGGCGTTCCCCGAGATCGACCGCGCCGAATGGTGTTCCGTCGATCTCGCGCGGAGCCGGCTCAACCCCGCTCAGGTTCCGTTCGTCGACCGTCTGCTCGAGTCGCTGGGGTCCGCGGACCCGGCGTCACCGAGGAGGTAG